The proteins below come from a single Acidovorax sp. NCPPB 4044 genomic window:
- a CDS encoding FadR/GntR family transcriptional regulator, whose product MATSTKGLPAYPLHTDVSGSAAAARGVPVRRARGLANAVVEDFSGRIRDRILNPGDKLPTESEIMRAHEVSRTVVREALSKMQAAGLVETRHGIGTFVLPPRAGGVFRLDPSELSTSVDVLAVLELRISLETESAGLAAMRRTDTHLAVMREALDDFERNVQNGKDTVAHDFRFHLQIAEATGNPYFADIMNHLGTTLIPRTRIAALRVQRSSEYLSRVNREHEEIYSAIARQDPDSARAAMRIHLTNSRERLRLAQEAAKNQAVGPAPSPH is encoded by the coding sequence ATGGCCACCTCGACAAAGGGATTACCCGCATACCCCCTGCATACCGACGTTTCCGGCTCGGCAGCAGCTGCGCGCGGGGTGCCGGTGCGGCGCGCCCGGGGCCTTGCCAACGCGGTCGTCGAGGACTTTTCCGGCCGGATCCGCGACCGCATCCTGAACCCTGGCGACAAGCTCCCGACCGAGTCGGAAATCATGCGGGCGCACGAAGTGAGCCGCACCGTGGTGCGTGAGGCGCTCTCCAAGATGCAGGCAGCGGGGCTGGTGGAAACCAGGCACGGCATCGGTACCTTCGTGCTGCCGCCGCGTGCGGGCGGCGTGTTCCGCCTGGACCCGTCCGAACTCAGCACGTCGGTCGATGTGCTGGCCGTGCTGGAACTGCGCATCAGCCTGGAAACCGAGTCTGCAGGACTTGCCGCCATGCGGCGTACGGACACGCATCTGGCCGTGATGCGGGAGGCGCTGGACGATTTCGAGCGCAACGTCCAGAACGGCAAGGACACCGTCGCGCACGATTTCCGCTTCCATTTGCAGATCGCCGAAGCCACGGGCAATCCGTACTTCGCGGACATCATGAACCACCTGGGCACCACGCTGATTCCGCGCACGCGCATCGCCGCGCTGCGCGTGCAGCGCAGCAGCGAATACCTGAGCCGTGTGAACCGCGAGCACGAGGAGATCTATTCCGCCATCGCCCGCCAGGACCCCGACTCCGCGCGCGCCGCCATGCGCATCCACCTCACCAACAGCCGGGAGCGCCTGCGCCTGGCCCAGGAAGCCGCCAAGAACCAGGCGGTCGGCCCTGCGCCCTCTCCGCATTAA
- a CDS encoding Bug family tripartite tricarboxylate transporter substrate binding protein → MTFPRRTLLTAGALALACASVGAQPAQWPAKPLRIVVPYPPGGSSDIIARAISQPLSEALKQPVVVENKPGANGNLGADFVAKASPDGYTLLLCDVGALAISPSVYTKLPFNPSKDLRGATMLAYSPHMLVVHPSVPANNLKELIALSKTSDLNFAVTATGSAPHLAGVALAAASGARWQYVPYKGGVTAIQDTMAGQTQVLMNGMLATLPHVQSGKLKVLGLSKGTRMPLLPDVPTIAEQGLPGFESGTWQGVLVPRGTPEAVVQRINSALISVIRTPEIRSRLAGQGAEVVTMTTAEQDKFFEKERARWASVVSAAQIRLD, encoded by the coding sequence ATGACCTTTCCTCGCCGCACCCTGCTGACCGCAGGCGCCCTCGCCCTCGCATGCGCTTCCGTGGGCGCACAGCCCGCCCAATGGCCCGCCAAGCCGCTGCGCATCGTGGTGCCCTACCCTCCGGGCGGCAGCTCGGACATCATTGCGCGCGCCATCAGCCAGCCCCTCTCGGAAGCGCTCAAGCAACCCGTCGTGGTGGAAAACAAGCCGGGTGCCAACGGCAACCTCGGCGCGGACTTCGTGGCGAAGGCCTCGCCGGACGGCTACACGCTGCTCCTGTGCGATGTGGGGGCCCTGGCCATCAGCCCTTCCGTCTATACCAAGCTGCCCTTCAACCCGTCCAAGGACCTGCGTGGCGCGACCATGCTGGCCTACTCGCCCCACATGCTCGTGGTCCATCCTTCGGTGCCGGCGAACAACCTGAAGGAACTGATCGCGCTGTCCAAGACCAGCGATCTCAACTTCGCGGTCACGGCCACCGGCAGCGCGCCGCACCTGGCCGGCGTGGCGCTCGCCGCGGCGAGCGGCGCGCGTTGGCAATACGTGCCCTACAAGGGCGGTGTCACCGCCATCCAGGACACCATGGCCGGACAGACGCAGGTGCTGATGAACGGCATGCTGGCGACGCTCCCGCATGTGCAGAGCGGCAAACTCAAGGTGCTGGGCCTGTCCAAGGGCACGCGCATGCCGCTGCTGCCCGATGTGCCCACGATCGCCGAACAAGGCCTGCCCGGTTTCGAATCGGGCACCTGGCAGGGTGTGCTGGTCCCGCGTGGCACACCGGAAGCCGTCGTGCAGCGCATCAACAGCGCGCTCATCTCCGTCATCCGCACGCCTGAAATCCGCTCACGCCTCGCCGGCCAGGGCGCGGAGGTCGTCACCATGACGACGGCGGAGCAGGACAAATTCTTCGAAAAAGAACGCGCCCGCTGGGCCAGCGTGGTGTCTGCAGCGCAGATCCGCCTGGACTGA
- a CDS encoding nuclear transport factor 2 family protein, whose product MFPRFILAGAAAVVAAALVGCASPASPSSSANDEQSVATAAERLRIAMIDPSPEALGQLVANDLSYGHSGGRVDTKASFIGDLMNGKSDFVTIVITDQSIKVVGDAAIVRHTLTADTNDSGKPGKVQIKILGVWQKQAGQWKLLARQAVRVPA is encoded by the coding sequence ATGTTCCCCAGATTCATTCTTGCCGGCGCCGCCGCAGTTGTGGCCGCTGCCCTCGTGGGCTGCGCATCGCCGGCATCGCCGTCCTCCAGCGCCAATGACGAGCAATCGGTGGCCACCGCCGCGGAACGGTTGCGCATCGCCATGATCGATCCCTCCCCCGAGGCACTGGGCCAACTGGTCGCGAACGACCTGAGCTATGGGCACTCCGGTGGCCGGGTGGACACCAAGGCCAGCTTCATCGGCGACCTGATGAACGGCAAATCGGATTTCGTCACCATTGTGATCACCGACCAGTCCATCAAGGTGGTGGGAGACGCTGCGATCGTGCGGCACACCCTGACAGCCGACACCAACGATTCCGGCAAACCCGGCAAGGTGCAGATCAAGATCCTGGGCGTGTGGCAGAAGCAGGCAGGCCAGTGGAAGCTGCTGGCCCGCCAGGCCGTACGCGTTCCCGCGTAA
- the kdgD gene encoding 5-dehydro-4-deoxyglucarate dehydratase encodes MNPQELKTIMGSGLLSFPLTDFDSEGNFNARGYAERLEWLAPYGASALFAAGGTGEFFSLTAEEYPAIIETAVQTCRGKVPIIAGAGGPTRFAIQCAQAAEKAGAHGILLLPHYLTEAGQEGLAAHVEAVCKSVKFGVIVYNRGQSRFAPETLARLAERNANLVGFKDGVGDIELMNSIYMKMGDRFAYLGGLPTAEVYAAAYKALGTPVYSSAVFNFIPKTAMDFYHAVAADDQATQHRLLRDFFMPYLELRNRVQGYAVSIVKAGAKIVGHDAGPVRAPLTDLKADEIEALKALIDKLGPQ; translated from the coding sequence ATGAATCCTCAAGAACTCAAGACCATCATGGGCTCCGGCCTGCTGTCGTTCCCGTTGACCGACTTCGACAGCGAAGGCAATTTCAACGCCCGCGGCTACGCCGAGCGCCTGGAATGGCTCGCGCCCTACGGCGCCAGCGCGCTCTTCGCGGCCGGCGGCACGGGCGAGTTCTTCTCGCTCACGGCCGAGGAATACCCCGCCATCATCGAGACCGCCGTGCAGACCTGCCGCGGCAAGGTGCCGATCATCGCCGGCGCGGGCGGCCCGACCCGCTTCGCCATCCAGTGCGCCCAGGCGGCCGAGAAGGCCGGTGCCCACGGCATCCTGCTGCTGCCGCACTACCTCACCGAAGCGGGCCAGGAAGGCCTGGCCGCCCACGTCGAGGCGGTCTGCAAGAGCGTGAAGTTCGGCGTCATCGTCTACAACCGCGGCCAGAGCCGCTTCGCGCCCGAGACGCTCGCGCGCCTGGCCGAGCGCAACGCCAACCTGGTGGGCTTCAAGGACGGCGTGGGCGACATCGAGCTGATGAACTCCATCTACATGAAGATGGGCGACCGCTTCGCCTACCTGGGCGGGCTGCCCACGGCGGAGGTGTATGCGGCGGCCTACAAGGCGCTGGGCACGCCGGTGTATTCGTCGGCGGTGTTCAACTTCATCCCCAAGACGGCGATGGACTTCTACCACGCGGTGGCGGCCGACGACCAGGCCACGCAGCACCGCCTGCTGCGCGACTTCTTCATGCCGTACCTGGAGCTGCGCAACCGCGTGCAGGGCTACGCGGTGAGCATCGTGAAGGCGGGCGCGAAGATCGTCGGCCACGACGCGGGCCCGGTGCGCGCACCGCTCACCGATCTCAAGGCCGATGAGATCGAGGCGCTCAAGGCACTCATCGACAAGCTCGGCCCGCAGTAA